One window of the bacterium genome contains the following:
- a CDS encoding flavodoxin family protein, giving the protein MKKILGIAGSPRKGGNTHILVSQILKGAREAGARTELVSLSNLRIKECDGCHTCWDTEVCRINDGMTRIYKKLMDSDCIILGTPMYWFGPTVAMKALIDRLIYFCDSKTADKIKGKEVVLAIAFADDDPSTANPLLRMMEMSARYLGMKLKGKILAPGVAEKGAIKKKKSKLKEAFNLGRSIGRT; this is encoded by the coding sequence ATGAAAAAAATTCTTGGCATTGCGGGAAGTCCCCGTAAAGGAGGTAATACTCACATTTTGGTTTCCCAAATCCTAAAAGGCGCCAGAGAAGCGGGCGCCAGGACAGAGTTAGTATCCCTCAGCAACTTGAGAATCAAGGAATGCGATGGATGCCATACCTGCTGGGACACTGAAGTCTGCAGAATTAATGATGGAATGACACGAATCTACAAAAAACTTATGGATAGCGATTGTATAATTTTGGGTACTCCTATGTACTGGTTTGGACCAACAGTTGCCATGAAAGCCCTTATAGACAGGCTGATCTATTTCTGCGATTCAAAAACTGCAGATAAGATAAAGGGGAAAGAGGTCGTTTTAGCTATAGCCTTTGCAGATGACGACCCCAGCACTGCAAATCCTCTTTTGAGGATGATGGAAATGAGCGCAAGATACCTGGGAATGAAGCTGAAGGGGAAAATACTCGCGCCCGGCGTGGCAGAGAAAGGCGCCATAAAGAAGAAGAAAAGTAAGTTGAAAGAAGCTTTCAATCTGGGACGTTCAATTGGCCGGACGTAG
- a CDS encoding methylglyoxal synthase, whose amino-acid sequence MKKKTMVLVAHNGKKKDMVDWAKFNKGTLQKFEIYSTKATGERIIKDVGLPVHLLLSGPLGGDSQVGAMIAEKRADLVIFFWDPLSIQPHDVDVKAVLRLAVLHDIPIACNHSTADFLISSPLLKEENS is encoded by the coding sequence ATGAAAAAGAAGACTATGGTACTTGTCGCTCATAATGGCAAAAAGAAGGATATGGTTGATTGGGCAAAATTCAACAAAGGCACATTGCAAAAGTTCGAAATCTATTCAACCAAGGCAACAGGAGAAAGAATTATAAAAGATGTGGGATTACCGGTCCACCTTCTTCTGAGTGGCCCTCTGGGAGGAGACTCCCAGGTGGGAGCTATGATAGCAGAAAAAAGGGCAGACCTTGTTATTTTTTTCTGGGACCCCTTATCCATCCAGCCGCACGATGTGGACGTAAAAGCAGTCCTCAGGCTGGCTGTCCTGCACGATATACCGATTGCTTGTAATCACTCCACGGCCGACTTTTTGATATCTTCTCCGCTGCTAAAAGAAGAAAATTCATAA